Proteins encoded by one window of Thermococcus sp. Bubb.Bath:
- a CDS encoding Na+/H+ antiporter subunit E, producing the protein MKVRFSPGTFLIALAVYLFYTGSVSEYDLITGSIVALIISLIVGHWLIENDLKFFSPKRWFYAIIYGLRYFLIEETKTHIDVAKRVFTLKTNPGIVRIPLEVENDYGKVLVANSITNTPGTVVVDISDDGKWLYVHWIDVSTLDEKEIKENVVVYFEDYAKKIFD; encoded by the coding sequence ATGAAGGTTAGGTTCTCTCCAGGGACGTTCCTGATAGCGCTCGCCGTTTACCTGTTCTACACAGGCTCGGTCAGTGAGTACGACCTGATAACCGGAAGTATCGTCGCACTCATAATCTCCCTCATAGTCGGCCACTGGCTCATAGAGAACGACCTTAAGTTCTTCTCGCCGAAAAGGTGGTTCTATGCGATCATCTACGGCCTTAGGTACTTCCTGATAGAAGAGACGAAAACACACATCGACGTTGCCAAGAGGGTCTTCACCCTGAAGACCAACCCGGGAATCGTTAGAATCCCCCTCGAAGTCGAGAACGACTACGGAAAGGTTCTCGTGGCCAACTCGATAACCAACACCCCCGGAACTGTTGTCGTTGACATCAGCGACGACGGAAAGTGGCTTTACGTCCACTGGATTGACGTGAGCACGCTCGATGAGAAGGAGATCAAGGAGAACGTTGTCGTTTACTTTGAGGACTACGCGAAGAAAATATTCGACTGA
- a CDS encoding proton-conducting transporter membrane subunit, with translation MEVGIVPVIPLSFAFFLPFIDFATGKNRKVVIAYVLTSQTVALLAGIELFRMAYSSNGPLVYAFGNWIAPIGIVFEVDRLSATLVLTATFGFLMAGIYSVRFIREHGLEFFYTFLLGLEAGTLGAFMTGDAFNLFVMLEVLGASAYAIVGFYRNRSESIEGAFKYGISGAVATSLYFLALGFLYASFGTVNMADLSAKFHGISFPVTVKVFGDPTLALGIFFALTIAMVLVKSAIFPGHYWLPDAYQGAPIPVGAVLSGFVEVVGIYALMRFLYTIFQGVSFSYWLSLVFFTLGTATAFLGSLMMLVQKDVKRIIAYSTILHMGYLFMTLGVGTELAVLAINFHIVNHAIAKMLLFFTVGAFIYTTGKTKIDELAGVGKSMPVTTFLFGLATLNLVGVPPLSVFFSKMLIFDALMQKSVWLASVVIITSAIAAWAYFKLFINLWRGKPSEGHGHGDHEEREEHANDVHEIKEDWTLTSVNIVLALLVILLGILAPVLIDSYFHQAAVQVMDYHAYIGAVKKLAEAVLAGA, from the coding sequence ATGGAGGTTGGAATAGTCCCTGTAATACCGCTCAGCTTTGCGTTCTTCCTCCCCTTTATAGACTTCGCAACTGGAAAGAACAGAAAAGTCGTGATAGCCTACGTCCTAACCTCCCAAACGGTGGCTCTCCTCGCTGGAATCGAGCTCTTCAGGATGGCCTACTCATCAAATGGGCCCCTAGTTTACGCTTTCGGGAACTGGATAGCGCCGATAGGCATCGTCTTTGAGGTTGACAGGCTCTCCGCGACGCTGGTTTTGACCGCGACCTTCGGCTTTCTGATGGCTGGAATATACTCAGTTAGATTCATTAGAGAGCACGGTCTGGAGTTCTTCTACACCTTCCTCCTCGGCCTTGAGGCCGGAACTCTGGGGGCTTTCATGACGGGCGATGCCTTCAACCTCTTCGTCATGCTTGAGGTTCTCGGCGCTTCTGCCTACGCTATAGTCGGCTTCTACAGGAACAGGAGCGAGAGCATCGAGGGTGCCTTCAAGTACGGGATAAGCGGTGCCGTGGCGACGAGCCTGTACTTTCTGGCGCTCGGCTTCCTCTACGCCTCCTTCGGGACGGTTAACATGGCCGATTTAAGCGCCAAGTTCCATGGCATAAGCTTCCCTGTCACGGTGAAGGTATTCGGAGATCCAACTTTAGCCCTCGGAATCTTTTTTGCCCTGACCATAGCGATGGTCCTCGTCAAGAGCGCCATCTTCCCGGGCCACTACTGGCTTCCAGATGCCTACCAAGGTGCCCCAATACCCGTCGGCGCTGTCCTCAGCGGCTTCGTTGAGGTCGTTGGGATATACGCCCTCATGAGGTTCCTCTATACCATATTCCAGGGTGTCTCCTTCTCCTACTGGCTTTCGCTGGTCTTTTTCACGCTCGGAACCGCGACGGCCTTCCTCGGCTCGCTGATGATGCTGGTTCAGAAAGATGTCAAGAGGATCATAGCATACTCGACGATACTCCACATGGGCTACCTCTTCATGACCCTCGGCGTTGGGACGGAGCTGGCGGTTTTGGCCATAAACTTCCACATAGTGAACCACGCCATAGCCAAGATGCTCCTCTTCTTCACGGTTGGGGCCTTCATCTACACGACCGGGAAGACTAAGATAGACGAGTTAGCCGGCGTCGGAAAGAGCATGCCTGTAACGACCTTCCTCTTTGGTCTGGCAACCCTAAACCTCGTTGGAGTCCCGCCGCTCAGCGTCTTCTTCAGCAAGATGCTTATCTTTGACGCCCTGATGCAGAAGAGCGTCTGGCTTGCTTCAGTTGTCATAATCACGAGCGCTATAGCGGCCTGGGCCTACTTTAAGCTCTTCATAAACCTCTGGCGCGGAAAGCCTAGCGAGGGGCACGGACACGGGGATCACGAAGAGCGCGAGGAACACGCTAATGACGTTCACGAAATAAAAGAGGACTGGACGCTCACATCCGTGAACATCGTCTTAGCTCTCCTTGTAATACTCCTCGGCATCCTCGCTCCGGTGCTGATAGACAGTTATTTCCACCAGGCGGCGGTTCAGGTGATGGACTATCATGCCTACATAGGGGCCGTGAAGAAGCTGGCAGAGGCAGTTCTGGCAGGTGCGTGA
- a CDS encoding sodium:proton antiporter has translation MIASFFILYITITLFAMTFLGIYGVATRSNLIKKIIMLNVMGDAINMLFILIGYRLVYPVFPPIYEKHLTVEEFLSRAVDPVPQALVLTAVVIGMAMNILLTTYAIQFYRLHGTVDARDMAEIMREERE, from the coding sequence GTGATAGCAAGCTTCTTTATCTTATACATCACAATAACGCTCTTCGCAATGACTTTCCTGGGAATATACGGTGTTGCAACCCGTTCCAACCTCATCAAGAAGATAATCATGCTCAATGTGATGGGCGATGCGATAAACATGCTCTTCATCCTCATCGGCTACCGCCTCGTTTACCCCGTCTTCCCGCCGATATACGAGAAGCACCTGACGGTCGAGGAGTTCCTGAGCAGGGCCGTTGATCCAGTTCCTCAAGCCTTAGTGCTAACTGCCGTCGTCATTGGAATGGCCATGAACATACTCCTGACGACGTATGCAATCCAGTTCTACCGCCTCCACGGAACCGTCGACGCCCGCGACATGGCCGAAATAATGAGGGAGGAGAGAGAATGA
- a CDS encoding Na(+)/H(+) antiporter subunit B yields MKRDVYVAVSFLLAFLVISYAVTVKDVLGIAQNPLRPLGEFYLSHAFAREGLTSHSPEVVTAIVWNYRGFDTLFETFVFFLAIMGALSVLRLTKEQEKGVHDLEAREPHRQMDLIVRATVKLVVIMIVSISASIALHGHLTPGGGFQGGSAMAVASLLLFAAFSKFTLERKGLTLKHTVSAYALGLALILATVLAPVFLYGGKVLQINLLPGETGLFNLDVGEYTAVTFGFLTVFLVLGVSEWIFKSVLRREVQ; encoded by the coding sequence ATGAAGCGAGACGTTTACGTTGCGGTTTCCTTCCTGCTGGCGTTCCTTGTAATCTCGTACGCGGTAACGGTAAAGGACGTCCTCGGGATAGCCCAGAACCCGCTCCGCCCCCTCGGCGAGTTCTACCTGAGTCACGCCTTCGCCCGCGAGGGCCTGACGAGCCACAGCCCAGAGGTGGTAACCGCTATAGTATGGAACTACCGTGGGTTCGATACCCTCTTTGAGACCTTCGTTTTTTTCTTGGCTATCATGGGTGCTTTGAGCGTGCTTAGGCTTACCAAGGAGCAGGAGAAGGGGGTGCATGACCTCGAGGCGAGGGAACCCCACAGGCAGATGGATTTGATAGTCAGGGCAACGGTAAAGCTCGTCGTTATAATGATCGTCTCAATTTCGGCTTCGATAGCCCTACACGGCCATCTGACACCCGGCGGAGGCTTTCAGGGAGGCTCGGCCATGGCAGTGGCTTCACTTCTCCTCTTTGCGGCCTTCAGCAAGTTCACCCTGGAGAGGAAGGGTCTAACGTTGAAGCACACCGTCTCAGCCTACGCCCTCGGCCTGGCGCTCATCCTGGCGACCGTCCTCGCCCCGGTTTTCCTCTACGGCGGAAAAGTCCTCCAGATAAACCTCCTCCCTGGAGAGACCGGCCTCTTCAACCTCGACGTTGGCGAGTACACCGCGGTTACCTTTGGTTTTCTGACGGTGTTCTTAGTCCTTGGGGTCTCCGAGTGGATATTCAAGAGCGTCCTCAGGAGGGAGGTCCAGTGA